The Neorhizobium sp. NCHU2750 genome contains the following window.
TCATCCGTTCTGCTGCCTGAAGCGCGACAGGAGAACTGATTTTCGCCTGCAAGGCGCTGTTTCATCAGGGTTTGTCGATTCTTCTAACATATATTTCACACGTCATGCTTAGATATGGGATGACCGACCCTTTCTGAGGACATGAAGACCTTGGGCGATAGCCACACCCTGTTGCAGACGGCGCGACTGATGGACGAGGCCGGTGTGCTTGTCGCCGTCTTCGATGATCAGGACCGGCTGTGTTACGCCAACCGCGCCTTTCGGGCGGCGTGGTTCATCGGTGATGACGAAAGGGGCGATGACGAAAGACTTGTGTGGTCCGAGCTGATGCGGCGCAATTTCCATGCGAGGCAGGGGACGATCATCAAGGCTCGGGATTTCGAGACCTGGCTCTCTTCCACCCTGTCGCGCCGCGGCAAGGCCGGCTTCCGCGCCTTCGAGACCGATCTGCACGACGGCCGCTGGCTGTGGATGACCGAGACGACGATGGCCGATGGCTGGATGCTCTGCGTCGCAAGCGACATCACCTCCATCCGTTCCGACGAGCGGACGCTGAGGCAGGATCGCGACGATGCCATTAAGGCCTCGCAGACCGACGAGCTGACCGGCGTGCCGAGCCGCCGCTTCGTCATGGCAAAGCTCAACGACATGCTGGCGGCCCAGGAAGAGATGAGCGAGGGATCGGCCGGTGAGGCGAGATGGGGCCGGGTCGGCTGCATCGCCGTGCTCGATATCGACAATTTCAAATATATCAACGACCGTTTCGGCCATTCGGTCGGCGATCTGGTCTTGAGGGATTTCGCCGCAACGCTGCAGCGCCAGATACGCAAGACCGATGTCTTCGGCCGTGTCGGCGGCGAGGAATTCGTCCTCGTCCTGCCCAATACGATGGCGGACGAAGCCGAAACCCTGGTCGGTCGCATGCTCGATGCGGTGAGGAAGTCGCGTCCGCTGCCCGATCAGACAAGCTTCCGCTACACGTTTTCCGCCGGCATCGCCTCTGCAGAAAGCGGCGAAACGGCCGACGATCTCTATCGCCGCGCCGATCTGGCGCTTTACGCCGCCAAGATGCGTGGCCGTGACCAGATCAGCCTCGACCCGAATGCCAGGCTCGGCTCCGTCTGATCAGAGCCGCCCGGCGCCATTCGTCTCGCCCACCAGCGGCAACACCTGCCTGATATGCTCGCCCAGCATCGCCGCCGCTGCCGAAGGCCGGCTTTCGGCAAATTCCAGCGCAATGCCGATCGTCGGCAAGGGCGGCAGGTCCTCGGCCACGATGAACAGATCCGGTGGAACGGCCGTTTTGGTCAGCACGCTGATGGCATGGCCCGAGCGGGCGATCGCCACCAGCCCGGCCAGGCTGTCGCTGGCAAAGGCCACCCGGTAGCGCCTGTTGACCGCCTCCATCGCATCGCAGGCGGCGCGGTGGTCGAGCGTCGCCGGGGCGGACAGCGCCAGCGGCAGAACCTCGTTGTCCAAGACACGCGGCTGCTTCCTGTCCGCCACCCAGACGAAGCTCTCCCGACGGATCACATCCGGATGGCCGGGATCGGCAAGCGACACCAGCGCCATGTCGATCTGTCGGCGCTGCAGAAGCGGCTTGAGGCCGATCGTCGGGGCGCAGACCATCCGCAATTCCACATCCGGATTGGCGGCGCAGAAACCTTTCAGGAGTTCCGGCAGGAAGGCGATTGAATAATCCTCCGGACAGCCGAGGCTGACCGAACCTTTGAGCGTCGGCCCGCCCATATCGGCCAGAATTTCATCATGCCGGGCAAGCAACTGCTCCGCATGGGCAAGCAGTCGCTCGCCGGACGCCGTCAGCCGCACGCCGGCGCCGGTGCGCTGCAGGAGAGCCTGGCCGACTTGATCGGCAAGCCGCTGCATCTGCATGCTGAGCGCCGACTGCGTCCGCCCGACCTGTATCGCCGCAACACTGATCGAACCGGTGCGGGCCACGGTGACGAAATTCTTCAGCAGGTCGAGATCGAGCATGGGCGTCACGATATCAGATTTATCGATATCGGATTGAAATACTATCAATTGGACTTTGGCGCCAGACACCTGCACCGTGAGGGTCGATTATGGGTTGTCGTATGTGAAAGGACCCTCTCTGGCCTGCCGGCCATCTCCCCCACAAGGGGGGAGAAAACCCGCGGCACTCGCCCGGCACCATTGGGCCTCGGCAGCGCGGCTGGGTTAAGCCCTCCCCCTTGTGGGGAGGGTTGGGAGGGGTCTTTTCTCGACATGCGACAGCCCGCTCCATCACGATCGAAAAAAGGGGAAAACCGCCATGGACAATAGTGCAAAACCGTCCGCTTCATTGAACGACGATGCCGCCTTCTGGGCCGATGCCAACAAGCATCTCACCCGCTACGGACCGGCCTTCGAGGAGGTCATCATCGAGCGGGCCGAGGGAAGCTATGTCTATGATGCCGATGGCCGCGCCATCCTCGACTTCACCTCGGGCCAGATGAGCGCCGTGCTCGGCCACACCCATCCCGACATCGTTTCGACCGTCAACCGCCAGATGGGTGCCGTCGCCCATCTCTTTTCCGGCATGCTGTCGCGCCCGGTGGTGGAGCTTGCCACCCGGCTTGCGGCTCTCGCTCCCGGTCTCGATCGCGTCCAGCTGCTGACCACCGGCGCCGAATCCAACGAGGCGGCGATCCGCATGGCAAAGCTCGTTACCGGCGGGCACGAGATCGTCGCCTTTGCCCAGAGCTGGCACGGCATGACGGGTGCCGCCGCATCCGCCACCTACAGCGCTGGCCGCAAGGGCTATGGCCCGGCCTCTGCCGGCTCCTTCGTCATTCCCGCGCCGAATTCCTATCGCCCGCGCTTCAAGAACCCGGATGGTTCCAACGACTGGCAGGCGGAGCTCGATGATGCCTTCCAGCTCGTCGACAGCCAGTCGACCGGCAATCTCGCGGCCTTCATCGCCGAGCCGATCCTGTCGTCCGGCGGCATTCTCGAACTGCCCGTCGGCTATCTCGCCGCGCTCAAGAAGAAATGCGAGGAGCGCGGCATGCTGCTGATCCTCGACGAGGCGCAGACCGGCATTGCCCGTACCGGCAACATGTTCGCCTTCCAGCGTGATGGCGTCACACCCGATATCATGACGCTGTCGAAGACGCTCGGTGCCGGCCTGCCGCTTGCCGCCGTCATGACCAGCGCCGAGGTGGAGGAAAAGGCGCACCGGAAAGGTTTTCTCTTCTACACCACCCACGTCTCCGATCCGCTGCCGGCAGCCGTCGGCGTCACCGTGCTCGATGTCGTGGCACGCGACAATCTGGTCGGGCAGGCGATTTCTCGCGGCAAGCGCCTCAAGGACGGGCTCCTGCAGCTGCAGCAGCGTTTCGAATGCGTCGGCGATGTCCGCGGCCGCGGCCTGCTGCTCGGGCTCGAAGTCGTCACCGACCGCCACACCAAGGCGCCGGGCTTCGAACTCGGGGCAAGGATCATGGAAGAGGCGATGCTGCGCGGCCTGTCGATGAACATCGTCAAGCTTCCGGGCATGGGCGGCGTCTTCCGCATCGCCCCGTCGCTCACCGTCTCCGAGGCCGAGATCGACCGCGGCGTCGCGATCATGTCCGACGCGATCGAGGCGGCGCAGAGGGGATAACTCTCCGAAGCCGGACCTGAGGTTCGGTGGCCGGCATCTACCTTTCAGCCTGTGCGAACCCGGCGGCATTGTCGCCGGGTTTGGCGTTTCTTTCGGCCGATACGAAACCGGGCGGCTGATTGTCTCCGGGCAGTTCAACCGCCTGCTGCGCCTGTATGATTGCGACATGGAGTCGGATTTCTGGTGCAATGGCGACGAACATCCGGCCGTTGCCGCGCAATGGCGTTGCAACTCTTCAACACAATACTGGAATTTGTGTCCAAAGGACTTTCGTTCGTTGCGAAGCCGCTGCTCGACGCTGGACTTTCCATTTCTGTCCCCGCATCATTTATTGGTTAACCGAGTGCAAGGATGCTTGCAGTTCTTGTTTCATAACTGGACGGCCATGATGACCGATCAGATTATCGCTGCCGGGGACGTGCTCATGATTCGCAGGGTTTATTTTCAGCTGCGTGCAAAAGGCCTGTGCGCCGATGCCGATCCGAAAGTGCTTGCCGCCAATCTCGTCTATCTCTACCGCATCGGCGTGAGAGAGGAAAAACAGCTGCTCGAATTGACGCCCTATGTGACGTGACGCCTTATGTGACGTGAAGACGGGGGCAACGCGCTGACCTTGCGGACTGCTGCATTGGCATCGGTATCCGGCATTTTCCCGTTGTTGCACAAATTGGTCGCCGCAATCACAGGTAATTAAGCATATGTGAATATGCGTTGGCACCATTTCGCATGCTGTCCGTTTTCGCGGACATGCGACGCTTTGATCAGTCATATCGCGGCATCGTCTTGGACCGTGCCGGCAATTTCGGGATGATGACTGCTCTCATCCTGCCGGTTCTGCTTGGCGGTGCGGGACTGGCGATCGACGTCACCAATCTGATGCTCTCCAAACGCCAGCTGCAGGAGGCGACCGATGCGGCGGCGCTTGCCGTCTCCGGTGCCATGGCCAATGGCGCCGATACCGCCACCGCCCAGACGCTCGGCAAGGATTTCGTCGCGGGCCAGCTTGCCAATTATGTCGACAGCACCCAGATCGCCGCCGTCAAGAATGCGACGGTGGTCTCGATCAATTCCGCCACCGATGCAGCAACCGGCGCCAAGACCTATGCCGTCGCCGTCACCTCCAACGCCAATATCGCCTTGACGCCGCTGACCGGCCTGTTCGCCGGGCAGTCGGTCGCGGTCTCGGCCGCCAGCAATACCCTGTCGGGTGCAGGCGCGGGCGCGGGAAGCGGCACGGCGGCGGCGTCGAACGGCATATCCATGGATATCCTCCTCGACGAATCCGGCTCCATGGCCGAAAATACCACGACGGTGAAGGGCACGACCTGTATCCTCAACCTGCTCGGCATCTGCATCGGCCAGCAGACCACCTATGTGACGAAGATCGAGGCTTTGAAAAAGGCGGCGGCCACGCTGTTCGATGCGCTCGATAAGTCCGATCCCAACACCCGCTATGTCCGCACCGGCACGATCTCCTATACCAATGGCATCAAGGGCCAGTCGGCCATGGCCTGGGGCACGACGGCGTCGCGCACCTATGTCACCAGCATGACGATGAACCCGACCGGCGGCACCGATGCCACCAGTTCGGTCACCACCGCCACCACCAACATTCAGAAGAACCAGTACGGCACAGACCCGGAAAGCGTTGCCCAGGCCAAGAAGAACAACAAGACCTCCGACCGCATCATGGTGCTGATGACCGATGGCGAGATGACCGGCAATGGCACGACATGGAGCCAGAAGCTCGATCTGAGCGTTCGCAATGGCTGCGATGCCGCCAAGGCATCCGGCATCCGGATCTACACGATCGCTTTCATGGCGCCCGATCGCGGCAAGGCGCTGCTCCAGTATTGTGCCTCGACGGCGGCCAACTACTACCAGCCGGACACGATGGATGCGCTGGTCGCCTCTTTCAAGGCGGTCGCCGACAACACGATCAAGCCGGTCAACCGGCTGACCAACTGAAACTCGACACGGCTGAGAATATTCCTTTGGGAACACCGGCACGAGTTGACTGTTCTGCTGTGAATGAAAAGAAAGGGAACCGCCATGCAAGATATGGATGCGTTAAAGACCCATGCACTTGAACTGGCCGAGGAATATCGCCGTCTCGGCGGCACGCGTCTTGCCAAGATGGATGACGATATCATCGAGACGCGGCTATGGGACGAGGAACCCTACATGGCGGCCGAGTTCTGGCGAGAGCAGGTCGAGGTGCTCGACGACCGGGCCCAGGCGGAAGTCGTCAGCCACCTGAAAAGCCTGAATTCCTGACTGCAGCCTAAAAACGTCTCCCAGGGCGAAAGCCGCCCCGCTCCGGCGGGTCCCGCAGAGAATTCCTCGCAGGGCCCGCCGGAGCGAAGGACAAGGCGATGGCTCGCCTCAAAACGTGGCCTCAGAACACGGCAAGGTATTTCAACAGCGAGATGATGCCGATGATGATGACGATCACGCGGGCGATCTGGCGCATCCGCGCATCGAGCGGCAGCATGTTGATGAGATAGAGAACCAGCACGATCACCAGGAAGGTGATCAGGATGCTGATCAGAATTGAAAGACCCATAGCCCCATTCTCCTTTTTCGGGCGCGTCCTGCGCCACTCACCCCGGCGTAATTATGGGCCGATCGTCAAAAGGGAAGGGGAGACAACAAGATAGCGGCGGCTTTGTACGCTGGTGCGCAATCGCATCCGCCGGATCGGAGCAAGGCGTGACGGAAAGGCCCGCCTGCGCGAGCCTTTCTTTGCAAGCATCTGGCAGGTCAGCCCTTTTTCAATGTGACGGAAGACGAGGCATTGGTGCCGCGCCAGGTATAGGTCACCGCATCCTCGCCCTTCGGCGTCAATGTCACCTTGGCGCCTTCCGCATGGGTGATCGACACGGTCGACTTCGACACCGACGAGGCGCCGATCTTCTGCGACTGGCCGTTGGACGACCATGAGACGACCTTGCCCTTGGCGATCTTGATCACCGTGCTGCGGCCATTGGCGGCCTTGCCGCTCCAGGTGCCGTTCCAGTCGAATTCGGCGGCCGATGCCATCGGCGCGGAAAAAAGCGCGACGGCGGAAATTACGGTCAGAAAACTGCGTCTTGCCAGCATGTTACCCCCTTGGCATGGTTGTCGGACATGCCATGGCTAGCAGGCCGGCAAAGTGTGGGCTTCACCCGAATGAGGGATATCGGCTTGTTCGCATGCGCTAATTTCCCATATTGGTAAAAAGCCCGCGGCAATCTGTTTCGCTGCCCCGGCGACAGGTCAAGCCTCGCCCTTGGGAGACACCCCGTGTTCCATTTCGACAATTCCTATTCGCGCCTTCCGGAGAAGTTCTTCGCCTCCGTCTATCCCGAGCCGGTGGAGGGGCCAAAACTTCTGAAATTCAACGAGAAGCTGGCAAGCGAACTGGGCATAGAGGTCGATCTTTCCGACCCGGACCGGCTCGCTGCAACGCTTGCCGGCAATGTCGTGCCGCAGGGGGCGTCGCCGCTCGCCATGGCCTATGCCGGCCACCAGTTCGGCAATTTCGTTCCCCAGCTCGGCGATGGCCGCGCCATCCTGCTCGGTGAAGTGGTCGATCAGAAGGGCCTGCGTCGCGATATCCAGTGGAAGGGCGCCGGCCCGACGCCCTTTTCGCGCCGCGGCGATGGCCGCGCGGCACTCGGACCGGTCTTGCGCGAATATATCGTCTCCGAAGCCATGCATGCGCTCGGCATCCCGGCCACACGGGCGCTGGCAGCCGTTGCCACCGGCGAACAGGTCTATCGCGAAATGCCGGAACAGGGCGCCGTCTTCGTCCGTGTCGCGGCAAGCCATGTGCGCGTCGGCACCTTCCAGTTCTTTGCCGCCCGCGGCGATACCGAGGGCGTCAAGACGCTCGCGGACTATGTCATCGACCGGCATTACCCCCAATTGAAATCGGCCGAAAACCCCTATGCCGCGCTTTTGCGTGCCATCGCTTTCGCCCAGGCGGCGCTGATTGCCCGCTGGCTCGGCATCGGCTTCGTCCATGGGGTGATGAACACCGACAACATGACCATCTCGGGCGAGACGATCGATTTCGGCCCCTGCGCCTTTCTCGACGAATACCACCAGATGAAGGTGTTTTCCTCGATCGACCAGGGCGGCCGCTACGCCTATCGCAACCAGCCGGGCATCGGCCAGTGGAATATTGCAAGGCTGGCAGAATGCCTGCTGCCGCTGATCGACGAGGATCAGGACAAGGCGGTGGAGGCGGCAAATGCCGTGCTGGGTGAATTCGGCGAGCGCTTCCAGGCCGAATGGATCGCCGTCTTCCGCGCCAAGCTCGGGCTTGTTACGCAAGGCGAGGGCGATGGCGAACTGGTGCAGGAGCTGATGTCGATCATGCAGCAGCAGGAAGCCGATTTCACCCTCGTTTTCAGGGCCCTGGCCAATGCCGCCGAAGGTGATGACGAGCGTTTCCTGGGAGAGTTCTCCGAGCCTGAGAAACCTGCCGAATGGCTGGCATCGTGGCGCAACAAGCTTGCCGCCGAGCCGGATGCCGCTGCCGCAAGACCGGCCGCGATCCGCGCCGTCAACCCCGCCATCATCCCGCGCAACCACCGCATCCAGGAGGCCATCTCGGCCGCCAATTACGGTGATCTCTCCTTCTTCGAGCGCTTGCTCGAAGCTCTCGAAAAACCCTATGAGGAGCGCCCGGATTTTTCCGACCTGATGACCCCGCCGACACCGGAAGAGCGGGTGACGCGGACGTTTTGCGGCACGTGACGGTCAGCCGATCCGCCTGCCGTTCCCGTCGATCACCGCTTCGCCGTCTTCCTTGGAAAACGGCCCCTTGTGGCTGTCCGGCAGGATGTCGAGAACTCGTTCCGAAGGCCGCGCCAGACGCGTGCCGAGCGGGGAGGTGACGAAAGGTCGGTTGATCAGGATCGGGTGTTCGAGCATCGCCTCGATGAGCGCCGCGTCGGAGAGCGCCGGATCGTCGAGCCCGAGCTCCAGATAGGGCGTTCCCTTTT
Protein-coding sequences here:
- a CDS encoding GGDEF domain-containing protein, translating into MDEAGVLVAVFDDQDRLCYANRAFRAAWFIGDDERGDDERLVWSELMRRNFHARQGTIIKARDFETWLSSTLSRRGKAGFRAFETDLHDGRWLWMTETTMADGWMLCVASDITSIRSDERTLRQDRDDAIKASQTDELTGVPSRRFVMAKLNDMLAAQEEMSEGSAGEARWGRVGCIAVLDIDNFKYINDRFGHSVGDLVLRDFAATLQRQIRKTDVFGRVGGEEFVLVLPNTMADEAETLVGRMLDAVRKSRPLPDQTSFRYTFSAGIASAESGETADDLYRRADLALYAAKMRGRDQISLDPNARLGSV
- a CDS encoding aspartate aminotransferase family protein, with the protein product MDNSAKPSASLNDDAAFWADANKHLTRYGPAFEEVIIERAEGSYVYDADGRAILDFTSGQMSAVLGHTHPDIVSTVNRQMGAVAHLFSGMLSRPVVELATRLAALAPGLDRVQLLTTGAESNEAAIRMAKLVTGGHEIVAFAQSWHGMTGAAASATYSAGRKGYGPASAGSFVIPAPNSYRPRFKNPDGSNDWQAELDDAFQLVDSQSTGNLAAFIAEPILSSGGILELPVGYLAALKKKCEERGMLLILDEAQTGIARTGNMFAFQRDGVTPDIMTLSKTLGAGLPLAAVMTSAEVEEKAHRKGFLFYTTHVSDPLPAAVGVTVLDVVARDNLVGQAISRGKRLKDGLLQLQQRFECVGDVRGRGLLLGLEVVTDRHTKAPGFELGARIMEEAMLRGLSMNIVKLPGMGGVFRIAPSLTVSEAEIDRGVAIMSDAIEAAQRG
- a CDS encoding TadE/TadG family type IV pilus assembly protein; amino-acid sequence: MMTALILPVLLGGAGLAIDVTNLMLSKRQLQEATDAAALAVSGAMANGADTATAQTLGKDFVAGQLANYVDSTQIAAVKNATVVSINSATDAATGAKTYAVAVTSNANIALTPLTGLFAGQSVAVSAASNTLSGAGAGAGSGTAAASNGISMDILLDESGSMAENTTTVKGTTCILNLLGICIGQQTTYVTKIEALKKAAATLFDALDKSDPNTRYVRTGTISYTNGIKGQSAMAWGTTASRTYVTSMTMNPTGGTDATSSVTTATTNIQKNQYGTDPESVAQAKKNNKTSDRIMVLMTDGEMTGNGTTWSQKLDLSVRNGCDAAKASGIRIYTIAFMAPDRGKALLQYCASTAANYYQPDTMDALVASFKAVADNTIKPVNRLTN
- the arsC gene encoding arsenate reductase (glutaredoxin) (This arsenate reductase requires both glutathione and glutaredoxin to convert arsenate to arsenite, after which the efflux transporter formed by ArsA and ArsB can extrude the arsenite from the cell, providing resistance.), which encodes MDVTIYHNPACGTSRNTLAMIRNAGIEPLVIEYLKTPPSREALLTMIADAGLTVRQAIREKGTPYLELGLDDPALSDAALIEAMLEHPILINRPFVTSPLGTRLARPSERVLDILPDSHKGPFSKEDGEAVIDGNGRRIG
- a CDS encoding LysR family transcriptional regulator — encoded protein: MLDLDLLKNFVTVARTGSISVAAIQVGRTQSALSMQMQRLADQVGQALLQRTGAGVRLTASGERLLAHAEQLLARHDEILADMGGPTLKGSVSLGCPEDYSIAFLPELLKGFCAANPDVELRMVCAPTIGLKPLLQRRQIDMALVSLADPGHPDVIRRESFVWVADRKQPRVLDNEVLPLALSAPATLDHRAACDAMEAVNRRYRVAFASDSLAGLVAIARSGHAISVLTKTAVPPDLFIVAEDLPPLPTIGIALEFAESRPSAAAAMLGEHIRQVLPLVGETNGAGRL
- a CDS encoding protein adenylyltransferase SelO; amino-acid sequence: MFHFDNSYSRLPEKFFASVYPEPVEGPKLLKFNEKLASELGIEVDLSDPDRLAATLAGNVVPQGASPLAMAYAGHQFGNFVPQLGDGRAILLGEVVDQKGLRRDIQWKGAGPTPFSRRGDGRAALGPVLREYIVSEAMHALGIPATRALAAVATGEQVYREMPEQGAVFVRVAASHVRVGTFQFFAARGDTEGVKTLADYVIDRHYPQLKSAENPYAALLRAIAFAQAALIARWLGIGFVHGVMNTDNMTISGETIDFGPCAFLDEYHQMKVFSSIDQGGRYAYRNQPGIGQWNIARLAECLLPLIDEDQDKAVEAANAVLGEFGERFQAEWIAVFRAKLGLVTQGEGDGELVQELMSIMQQQEADFTLVFRALANAAEGDDERFLGEFSEPEKPAEWLASWRNKLAAEPDAAAARPAAIRAVNPAIIPRNHRIQEAISAANYGDLSFFERLLEALEKPYEERPDFSDLMTPPTPEERVTRTFCGT
- a CDS encoding Thivi_2564 family membrane protein, producing the protein MGLSILISILITFLVIVLVLYLINMLPLDARMRQIARVIVIIIGIISLLKYLAVF